GGCGGCAAAGGCACGGTTACCGGTACGCTGATGGGCGTCTTTCTGATCGCCATCCTGAAAAACGGCCTCAACCTGCTAGGGGTGTCGGACTACTTCATGAATATCGTGATTGGCGCGGTGATCATGGTGGCTATCGCCGTGACCCATTACAAAAAACGCAAAGAGACCGACGTCAGCTTCGTCTGACGCGAGGAGAGATGATGAAATCACTGCAATGGGCTAAACCGGACGGCGTGACCAGCGGACTGCTGACGCTGATCCTGCTGGCTGTCGCCCTCTTCTCCTGGCTGATGCCGGGGCGCTTTCTCACCGGCGGCACTTTTATGAGCATGGCCTTTCAGCTTCCGGAGCTGGGCCTGCTGACGCTGGCGATGTTTATCGCCATTCTCAGCGGTGGCCTTAACCTGTGCATTATCGCCACCGCTAACCTCACCAGCCTGTTTATCGCCTGGCTGCTGCTGCATTTCCTGCCGGCGGGAGCGGGCATTGCTTTACAGCTTTTCTGGCTGGCACTGGGTCTGTTGGGTGCGGCAGCTATCGCAGTGGTGATCGGGGCCATCACCGGCCTGATGGTGACCAGGGTTGGTGCCCATCCGATTCTGGTGACGCTGGCGACAATGATGACGGTGAACGGGATTGGCATCTGGCTGACGCACGGTTCCGCCGTCAGCGGCATGCCGGAGGTACTGAGGGTTCTTGGTTCCGGAACGCTGCTTGGCGTGCCGTTGCCTATGTGGGTATTTTTAGCCGCCGCTGCCGGTATGGCACTCTTCCTGGGCAAAACCCGCGCAGGAAAATGCATCTATATGGGCGGCAGCAATATCAATGCCACCTGGTTCAGCGGCATCAATACCCACCGTATGCTGATGCTGGTCTATATCCTCTCCAGCCTGCTCTGCGTGCTGGCCGGCCTGGTGATGATGGCCCGCTTTAATTCTGCCCGCATCGGCTATGGCGACTCCTATCTGCTGTTAACCGTGCTGGCGATCATTCTGGGCGGCACCGATCCCAACGGCGGCTTTGGTCGCGTCAGCGGCGTGGTGCTCTCGCTGATCGCGCTGCAAACCCTCTCCACCGGCTTCAATCTGATGAACATCAGCCAGCATTTCAGCCTGGCGATGTGGGGTGCCGTGCTGATTATCGTGCTGGCTGTGAAATTCTTTAACGCCCGACATGCGGAATACTGCGCCGTTCGCCTTAGCGCCCTGCGCGCCAATTTAACTAAAAAGGAAATCTGATGCGCCCTAAAATCTCCCCTTCGCTGATGTGCATGAACCTGATGGAAATCAAGCAGCAACTGGCGGTACTGAATACCCGCGCTGATTTTCTCCACGTGGACATTATGGATGGCCACTACGTGAAAAATATTACCCTTTCGCCATTCTTTATTGAGCAAATCCGCCCTTACACGCCGGTGGCTATTGATGTGCATTTAATGGTGGAAGAGCCCACGCATTTTATTGAGGCCGTAGCAAAAGCCGGGGCCGATTATATTTGCCCACATGCCGAAACCATTAACCGGGATGCGTTTCGCGTTATAAATCAAATCCGCTCGCTGCATAAAAAAGTTGGCGTGGTGTTGAATCCGGCCACCCCGGTTTCCTTTATTCATCATTACATTCATCTGCTGGATAAGATCACGGTGATGACCGTGGATCCGGGCTACGCCGGGCAGCCTTTTATTCCGGAGATGGTAAAGAAGATTGCCGAACTTCAGGCGCTTAAGCAGCAGCATGGCTATCACTATCTGATTGAGATCGATGGCTCCTGTAATCAGAACACCTATTCCACCCTGCTGGATGCGGGTGCAGAAGTGCTGATTGTCGGCACCTCCGGCCTGTTTAACCTGGATGATGACCTGGCAAAAGCCTGGGACAGGATGACGCAGAACATTGCGGACCGGGCGAGGGCATCCGCATGACATGGCTGGGTGTGGATACAGGCGGGACCAGCACCCGGCTGATGACATTGCGGCAGGGCCAGTGGCTGGATTTTCACAAGGTGGCAACGGCAAGCTGGGCAGAGACGCCGGATGCGCTGGCCTCGCTGGCAGCGCTGATTGACCAGGTGCTGGAGAAACAGCCGGTCGACGGCATTATGCTGGGGTTACCCGGCATTTTAAGCCGCGATCGCCAGCAGGTTTTATCCCTGCCGTTTATTCAGGCGCTGGATAACCAGCCGGTGGCGCAGATCCTGACGGAGAAACTCGGCGTGCCGGTAGCAATGGACAAAGATGTTAACCATCTGATGCTGTGGGACCTCCGGCAACTGCCGGTGCTGCCGCGCAATGCCGTGGGCCTCTATCTGGGTACCGGGATGGGCAACAGCCTCTGGCTTAACGGTGAGTTTTATCATGGTGAGCATGGCGGCGCAGGCGAGCTTGGGCATATTCCACTGGCTGATAATGCCCTGCCCTGCCCCTGTGGCAATCTTGGCTGCGCAGAGACGCTGGTTTCCGGCCACTGGCTCAGCGGTTGGGCGGCGAGCGAGCAGCCGGAGACGCCGATGTCCCATCTGTTTACCCGTCATCACGCCGATCCGGAGCTACAGGCCTTTGTCCATCGGCTGGCGAAAACCATCGCTACCGAAATGAACATTCTCGATCCGGAGATATTGATCCTCGGCGGCGGCGTGCTGGCGATGGCGGATTTCCCCCTGGCTGAACTGCGCCAGCTTATTCAGCAGCATCTCAGGTCTCCGGTGACCCGCAGCGGGCTGAAGATTGTTTTCAGCGAGGCCACCGACCGCACTGGCTGTCGCGGGGCCTGTCTGGCTGCCGAACGCCATTTTGGAGAAACAGCATGAAAGGAAAGGTGTGCGTATTTGGCTCTTTTAACCTGGACATCGTTTCAAAAATGACCCGCTTCCCGCTGCCGGGAGAGTCGCTGATTGCGCAAAGCAGCATGATGGGGCCGGGCGGCAAGGGAGCGAACCAGGCCACCGCCGCGTTGCGGGCCGGGGCCAGAGTCCATTACATCGGCAAGATTGGCAGCGATGATTTTGGCAGCTTTGCCCGTCGTCATCTGGAAAAAACCGGCTTTGATGCCATCACCCTTTTCACCTGTAAAGAGAAACCCACCGGCAATGCGTTGATTTACGTGGCGGGCGATGAGGCCGAGAACATGATCTCTGTTTATCCCGGCGCCAACCTCACGGTGACCGCTCAGGAAGTGGCCCGTTGCCAGCCCACCGTTGCGGCTGCGGATATCATGCTGATGCAGCTGGAGAATAATCTCAGCGCCATCCAGCGCATGATGGAGAGCGCACGGGCTTCAGGCACTTTTCTGATCCTTAACCCGGCCCCCTGGCAGAAAGTCAGCGATGCGCTGTTGAGTAAAGTCGACCTGCTGACGCCCAACAGCACCGAAGCTTCACTGCTCAGCGGCGTGCAGGTCAGGGATATGGCCAGCGCGAGGCAGGCAGCGGAGATTCTGCACCGTAAAGGCGTGCGGCAACTGATTATCACGCTGGGCACCCAGGGTGCGCTGCTCTCTGATGGGGAACAGTTTTCATTGATCCCGGTTTACCCGGCGCAGCCCAAAGACAGCACTGGCGCGGGAGATGCGTTTAACGGGGCGCTGGCGGCAAGGCTGGGGGCAGGAGAAACGCTGGAGCAGGCCGCGTTGTTCGCAGCGGCCTATGCTTCCCTCTGCGTTGAACGTGCCGGAGCCGCCCATTCAATGCCGCTTTATGCGGAGGCCATTGAACGTATGCAGGCTTTTCCGGAAGTGGCTATCAGGACGCTACAGCCTGAGCGGTTGACATGATCAGAGCTTCAGCCAGCCTTCCAGCAGGGCGTGCTGAAGCAGCATCACCGTTTTGCCATCTTTGATGCGGCCCTCTTTGATCATCGCCCACGCCTGAGGGAAGGGAATTTCCAGCACGGCGATATCTTCGTCCTCGACGCCGCCGCCCGCATTGGCGCGCAGCGAGTCGTTATATTCTGCGGCAAAGAAGTGGATCAACTCTGTCACGCCGCCCGGAGACATATACATCTCATAGAGTTTTTCGACTTTGCCCACCGCATAGCCCGTCTCTTCGATGGCTTCCTTACGGATGCAATCTTCCGGGGAGTCGTTATCCAGCAGCCCGGCGCAGGCTTCTATCAGTTGCCCGCTCTCGTTACCGTTCACCCAGGTGGCGATGCGAAACTGACGGGTCAGGATTACGCTGTTTTTTTCACGGTTGTATAACAGGATTGTCGCGCCATTGCCGCGATCGTAGACTTCGCGCTTGTGGCGGATCGTTGAGCCATCACTGGCGGTAAGATCGTAAGTAAAATTACGCAGGACGAACCAGTTTTCTGACAGGATTTTATTCTTGATAACGTCGATTTTGGCTGACATACAGGCTCCGTTGCGATTCTCGGGAGCCTGTCATCATAAAGCCACCCCGGTCAGAAAACTATCTTAATTCTGAGCCTGTTGCGCGCAGCTCCGGCAGGTCATCGCCTGCATCATGGCTTCAGACTGCAATCGGCAGGTGCCTGTTCATACCATAAAAAAGGCGGCCTTAAACAGGCCGCCTTTCAGAAAATCAGCGGGGATTAGCCTGCGTTGTTTTCTGTCTCCGGAGCATGTTCAGTCTGGGCGACGGCATGCACGCGTTTGCGTACGCCAAACCAGCCCAGCACCAGAATTACCGCAATCAGTGGAACAGCGGCAATGGTGTAAGTCCCGTTAGGATAATCAAACGCCATCAGTACCAGCACGCTGGCGAGGAACAGCAGCGTCAGCCATGAGGTGAAAGGTGCCCACGGCAGCTTGAAGTTCACTTCTTCCGCTTTACCTTCCCTGATCGCTTTACGCAGACGCATCTGGCAGACCACGATAAAGCCCCATGAAGAGATGATGCCCAGTGAAGCGATGTTCAGCACAATCTCAAACACCCGTGAAGGCACAATGTAGTTGAGGTAAACCCCGATGATATAGACGCCGATAGTGACCAGGATCCCCATATAAGGCACCT
This genomic window from Erwinia sp. E_sp_B01_1 contains:
- a CDS encoding ABC transporter permease, with the translated sequence MKSLQWAKPDGVTSGLLTLILLAVALFSWLMPGRFLTGGTFMSMAFQLPELGLLTLAMFIAILSGGLNLCIIATANLTSLFIAWLLLHFLPAGAGIALQLFWLALGLLGAAAIAVVIGAITGLMVTRVGAHPILVTLATMMTVNGIGIWLTHGSAVSGMPEVLRVLGSGTLLGVPLPMWVFLAAAAGMALFLGKTRAGKCIYMGGSNINATWFSGINTHRMLMLVYILSSLLCVLAGLVMMARFNSARIGYGDSYLLLTVLAIILGGTDPNGGFGRVSGVVLSLIALQTLSTGFNLMNISQHFSLAMWGAVLIIVLAVKFFNARHAEYCAVRLSALRANLTKKEI
- the alsE gene encoding D-allulose 6-phosphate 3-epimerase, translating into MRPKISPSLMCMNLMEIKQQLAVLNTRADFLHVDIMDGHYVKNITLSPFFIEQIRPYTPVAIDVHLMVEEPTHFIEAVAKAGADYICPHAETINRDAFRVINQIRSLHKKVGVVLNPATPVSFIHHYIHLLDKITVMTVDPGYAGQPFIPEMVKKIAELQALKQQHGYHYLIEIDGSCNQNTYSTLLDAGAEVLIVGTSGLFNLDDDLAKAWDRMTQNIADRARASA
- the alsK gene encoding allose kinase encodes the protein MRMTWLGVDTGGTSTRLMTLRQGQWLDFHKVATASWAETPDALASLAALIDQVLEKQPVDGIMLGLPGILSRDRQQVLSLPFIQALDNQPVAQILTEKLGVPVAMDKDVNHLMLWDLRQLPVLPRNAVGLYLGTGMGNSLWLNGEFYHGEHGGAGELGHIPLADNALPCPCGNLGCAETLVSGHWLSGWAASEQPETPMSHLFTRHHADPELQAFVHRLAKTIATEMNILDPEILILGGGVLAMADFPLAELRQLIQQHLRSPVTRSGLKIVFSEATDRTGCRGACLAAERHFGETA
- a CDS encoding ribokinase, whose translation is MKGKVCVFGSFNLDIVSKMTRFPLPGESLIAQSSMMGPGGKGANQATAALRAGARVHYIGKIGSDDFGSFARRHLEKTGFDAITLFTCKEKPTGNALIYVAGDEAENMISVYPGANLTVTAQEVARCQPTVAAADIMLMQLENNLSAIQRMMESARASGTFLILNPAPWQKVSDALLSKVDLLTPNSTEASLLSGVQVRDMASARQAAEILHRKGVRQLIITLGTQGALLSDGEQFSLIPVYPAQPKDSTGAGDAFNGALAARLGAGETLEQAALFAAAYASLCVERAGAAHSMPLYAEAIERMQAFPEVAIRTLQPERLT
- the nudK gene encoding GDP-mannose pyrophosphatase NudK — its product is MSAKIDVIKNKILSENWFVLRNFTYDLTASDGSTIRHKREVYDRGNGATILLYNREKNSVILTRQFRIATWVNGNESGQLIEACAGLLDNDSPEDCIRKEAIEETGYAVGKVEKLYEMYMSPGGVTELIHFFAAEYNDSLRANAGGGVEDEDIAVLEIPFPQAWAMIKEGRIKDGKTVMLLQHALLEGWLKL